A genomic segment from Scomber japonicus isolate fScoJap1 chromosome 11, fScoJap1.pri, whole genome shotgun sequence encodes:
- the il17d gene encoding interleukin-17D, translated as MARRIYVLLLLLHLAVLLLSLAAGVGRIRKKAVRTRSCLDLPEEILEQMFGRLSVGVLSAFHHALQLEPQQKLNLTCPTTSRSLTDSKTRLPVSLRSISPWTYRISYDPARYPRYIPEAYCLCKGCLMGPYGEESTQYRSTPVYAPSVILRRTGSCIGGRHSYTEIYVSVAVGCTCVPLLEKERSSRNRNQSLVRAEPKTRPLVSAGKRV; from the exons ATGGCGCGTCGGATCTacgtcctgctgctgctgctgcacctggctgtgctgctgctcagtTTGGCAGCCGGGGTAGGTCGGATAAGGAAGAAGGCGGTCAGGACCCGGTCTTGCCTGGATCTGCCGGAGGAGATCCTGGAGCAAATGTTCGGACGGCTCTCGGTCGGAGTTCTGAGCGCTTTCCACCACGCCCTGCAGCTGGAACCGCAGCAGAAACTCAACCTGACCTGCCCGACCACCTCACGGTCCCTGACCGACAGCAAGACCCGCCTCCCGGTCAGCCTGCGTAGCATCTCCCCCTGGACCTACAG GATCTCCTACGACCCAGCCAGGTACCCCCGCTACATCCCAGAGGCTTACTGCCTGTGTAAGGGCTGCCTGATGGGTCCGTACGGAGAGGAGAGCACCCAGTACCGCAGCACCCCCGTCTACGCTCCCTCTGTCATCCTGAGGAGAACGGGCTCCTGCATCGGTGGCCGCCACTCCTACACTGAGATCTACGTGTCCGTCGCTGTGGGATGCACCTGTGTGCCACTGCTGGAGAAGGAGCGGAGCAGCCGCAACAGAAACCAGAGCCTGGTGAGAGCAGAACCCAAAACCAGACCGCTTGTCTCTGCCGGCAAGAGAGTGTGA